A window from Corynebacterium accolens encodes these proteins:
- the modA gene encoding molybdate ABC transporter substrate-binding protein, giving the protein MNKKFAAAAVAATGLALSACSPDTSTTSDAEQTSLNLLAASSTRVINDELEKRASELDTPVDLEFQNGGSSDLVNKLSEGAPADLLLTASKKTMDKAINDGTVKDPKVLATNVMVMVVPKGNPGNIHSIEDLQNEDRFVICDPQVPCGDISSQIIEENDLDVKPASQEQQVADVLGKVVSGEANAGWVYSTDAAAAGDDVEVIEIPDADKFANQILGAVSAEAEHPEEAQKVLDLLADDFDKTWEEYGFNPAD; this is encoded by the coding sequence ATGAATAAGAAATTTGCCGCAGCCGCCGTTGCTGCGACCGGCTTGGCGCTCTCCGCCTGCTCTCCCGATACCTCCACCACCTCCGATGCAGAGCAGACCAGCTTGAACCTCTTGGCTGCATCATCCACCCGCGTCATCAACGACGAACTAGAAAAGCGCGCTTCCGAGCTCGACACCCCGGTTGACCTCGAGTTCCAAAATGGCGGCTCTTCTGACTTGGTCAATAAGCTGAGCGAGGGCGCTCCTGCGGACCTGCTGCTTACCGCGTCCAAAAAGACCATGGACAAGGCAATCAATGACGGAACTGTGAAGGACCCGAAGGTGCTTGCCACCAACGTCATGGTGATGGTCGTACCGAAGGGCAACCCGGGCAATATCCACTCCATCGAGGATCTGCAGAACGAAGACCGCTTCGTCATCTGTGACCCGCAGGTTCCCTGCGGCGATATCTCTTCCCAGATCATCGAAGAAAACGACCTGGACGTAAAGCCCGCCTCCCAGGAGCAGCAGGTCGCTGACGTTTTGGGCAAAGTCGTCTCCGGTGAGGCCAATGCCGGCTGGGTCTACTCCACCGACGCCGCGGCCGCTGGCGATGATGTAGAGGTCATCGAGATCCCGGATGCTGATAAGTTTGCCAACCAGATCCTGGGCGCAGTCTCCGCCGAGGCTGAGCACCCAGAAGAGGCACAAAAGGTCCTCGACCTGTTGGCCGATGACTTTGATAAGACCTGGGAAGAGTACGGCTTTAACCCAGCAGATTAA
- a CDS encoding DUF2249 domain-containing protein, translated as MELPITDSSQQNSIPTLNATEIPHAVRHGAIHGALGTLNVGQAMVLIAPHNPLPLLKEVEERAEKFELSYLKEEENDYHIKFTRIS; from the coding sequence ATGGAACTTCCCATCACCGATTCCTCCCAGCAGAACTCCATCCCCACGCTCAACGCCACCGAAATCCCCCACGCCGTGCGCCACGGCGCCATCCACGGCGCTTTGGGTACGCTGAACGTGGGCCAAGCCATGGTCCTCATCGCCCCGCACAACCCGCTGCCGCTGCTCAAGGAAGTAGAAGAGCGCGCGGAGAAATTTGAGCTGTCGTACCTCAAGGAAGAAGAAAACGACTATCACATCAAGTTCACGCGAATTTCGTAA
- a CDS encoding beta-carotene 15,15'-monooxygenase, with amino-acid sequence MRINDISLAARSRWHILTAALIGAWVLIGIGINVAGHXGAPVXWXELIXPLTIGALTTAIIVFSTHFTEALXRTANNGYRGVGARVALIQVGLILLMIDRAGYDWGLLADAASLLIIAALAWQLVFTYTRLRGSLSGSFAVTVPFYAAASIFMIASVVLVILSGNGVGNYSFLVAAHSRGMVWGFAWLTIVGTIVTLLPTLSNTAISPTARMRCTRGLIVHCTGLILTMVCGAVGWTRAAGIAQLLVVLAAIMIIQPVLATVLGCNPRLTTASVSVIAGLLWMVALCAGDAVAAALGAYPRVITLFVVPAFIGGGILQLVTGVLHHLLPTLVGGGPAKVHHGRDTADRAGFARLVLINLGALLSLVNALSAGLILMGIGLALNVLAVGRAVYQQQNLEN; translated from the coding sequence GTGCGCATTAATGACATCTCCCTGGCCGCCCGCAGCCGCTGGCATATCCTTACCGCCGCGCTTATCGGCGCGTGGGTACTCATCGGCATCGGCATCAACGTGGCGGGCCACCYGGGCGCCCCCGTGGKGTGGKGGGAACTCATCCMCCCGCTGACCATTGGCGCGCTGACCACCGCCATCATCGTATTTTCCACCCATTTCACCGAGGCGCTCMCCCGCACCGCCAATAATGGTTACCGCGGCGTGGGCGCGCGCGTGGCGCTCATCCAGGTGGGCCTCATCCTGCTCATGATCGATCGCGCGGGCTATGACTGGGGCCTGCTTGCCGATGCCGCCTCCCTCCTCATCATCGCCGCCCTTGCCTGGCAGCTCGTATTCACCTATACGCGTTTGCGCGGCTCGCTTTCCGGATCCTTTGCGGTGACGGTGCCGTTTTATGCGGCCGCATCCATCTTCATGATCGCCTCCGTGGTGCTCGTGATCTTAAGCGGCAATGGCGTGGGTAACTATTCCTTCCTAGTGGCAGCGCACTCGCGCGGCATGGTCTGGGGGTTTGCGTGGCTGACCATCGTGGGCACCATCGTGACGCTGCTTCCCACCTTGTCTAATACCGCGATTTCGCCCACCGCGCGGATGCGGTGCACACGCGGGCTCATCGTCCACTGCACCGGGCTAATACTGACCATGGTCTGTGGCGCGGTGGGGTGGACGCGCGCGGCGGGCATCGCCCAGCTGCTTGTCGTGCTAGCTGCAATTATGATCATCCAACCGGTACTGGCCACTGTGCTGGGGTGCAACCCCCGGCTCACCACAGCATCGGTATCCGTTATCGCAGGACTGCTGTGGATGGTGGCCCTGTGCGCCGGCGATGCCGTCGCCGCAGCGCTCGGCGCTTACCCGCGCGTCATCACGCTGTTTGTGGTTCCGGCCTTCATCGGCGGCGGCATTTTGCAGCTGGTCACCGGCGTCTTGCACCATCTCTTGCCCACGCTGGTGGGAGGCGGTCCTGCCAAGGTGCACCACGGCCGGGATACCGCGGACCGCGCCGGTTTTGCCCGACTCGTCCTCATCAACCTCGGCGCCCTGCTGAGCCTTGTCAACGCCCTTTCTGCTGGGCTTATCCTCATGGGGATAGGCTTAGCATTAAACGTGCTTGCCGTGGGACGCGCCGTCTACCAACAACAGAATCTGGAGAATTAA
- a CDS encoding multicopper oxidase domain-containing protein, whose translation MLSVSSPQPQDKPPESGNSQWASWLLIGIALAAVIALALVNTISKDSQPAGSVAEGETHTIDVEVDGMAFVPNHVDIDPGTHLVVNFTNTGDQVHDLKIGDAETGRVDPGDTVQLDAGVIESSIEGYCTIAGHRLQGMTFDVNVDDSAPSTGGHDHHHAVAGASNPHVDVPSAAELGASREGFSAYDASLAPAANTTTHEETWSMTEEIVEVAPGVKQMQWLFNGQAPGPTLRGKVGDKFKITIKNEGSMAHSIDFHAGEVNPDENMKSIQPGEELTYEFTANRSGIWMYHCSTAPMSLHIANGMAGNVIIDPPDLKDVDAEYNFIANDVFLGEEKTGADAQRVADGDFDLMAFNYYPSQYDVDPIKAKVGDTVRLWILNVGPDQPLSFHVVGEQFDTAYKEGAYLIKDEDKTGSQALDLLPAQGGFVEMTFNEPGTYSFVNHIMTNAEKGQHGKFVVAE comes from the coding sequence ATGCTTAGTGTTTCTTCCCCACAGCCACAGGATAAGCCGCCGGAGTCCGGTAACTCCCAATGGGCCTCGTGGTTACTTATCGGTATCGCGCTGGCCGCGGTGATCGCGCTCGCCCTAGTCAATACCATCTCTAAGGACTCTCAACCGGCGGGCTCTGTTGCCGAAGGTGAAACCCACACCATTGACGTAGAAGTCGATGGTATGGCCTTCGTCCCCAACCACGTTGATATCGATCCCGGCACCCACTTGGTGGTTAACTTCACCAATACCGGGGACCAAGTCCACGATCTAAAGATTGGTGATGCCGAAACCGGCCGCGTCGATCCCGGCGATACCGTGCAGCTCGATGCCGGTGTCATCGAATCCAGCATCGAAGGCTACTGCACCATTGCCGGTCACCGCCTGCAAGGTATGACCTTTGACGTCAACGTGGACGATTCCGCGCCAAGCACCGGCGGGCACGATCACCACCACGCCGTGGCAGGGGCATCCAACCCGCACGTTGATGTTCCGAGCGCCGCCGAACTCGGTGCCTCCCGCGAAGGTTTTAGCGCCTATGACGCCTCCCTGGCGCCGGCGGCTAATACCACCACGCACGAAGAAACCTGGTCGATGACCGAGGAAATCGTTGAGGTAGCCCCAGGAGTTAAGCAGATGCAATGGCTTTTTAATGGCCAGGCGCCAGGGCCGACGCTGCGCGGCAAGGTGGGCGATAAGTTCAAGATCACCATCAAGAACGAGGGCAGCATGGCCCATTCCATCGACTTCCACGCCGGTGAGGTCAACCCGGATGAAAACATGAAGTCCATCCAGCCCGGGGAAGAACTAACCTACGAATTCACCGCGAATCGCTCCGGCATTTGGATGTATCACTGCTCAACCGCCCCGATGTCCCTGCACATCGCCAACGGCATGGCCGGTAACGTCATCATCGATCCACCAGATCTCAAGGACGTAGATGCCGAGTACAACTTCATCGCCAACGATGTATTCCTCGGTGAGGAAAAGACCGGCGCCGACGCCCAGCGCGTGGCCGATGGCGACTTCGACCTCATGGCCTTTAATTACTACCCCAGCCAGTACGACGTCGACCCCATCAAGGCCAAGGTGGGCGATACCGTCCGGTTGTGGATCCTGAACGTGGGCCCCGATCAGCCGCTTAGCTTCCACGTGGTGGGCGAGCAATTCGATACTGCCTATAAGGAAGGTGCTTACCTCATCAAGGACGAGGATAAGACCGGTTCGCAAGCCCTCGACCTGCTCCCCGCACAAGGCGGGTTCGTGGAGATGACCTTCAACGAGCCTGGAACGTATTCCTTTGTCAACCACATCATGACTAACGCGGAAAAGGGACAGCACGGCAAGTTCGTCGTCGCCGAATAA
- the narI gene encoding respiratory nitrate reductase subunit gamma, with protein MFDNFLWGAFPWLAIAAFFVGIFWRWRSDQFGWTTHSSQIYESKLLRLSSPLFHWGMVFVVIGHLMGLAFPKSWTQAVGISDHAYHLLATIPGSIAALAVLLGFAGLLYRRLKNRSVFLSTSTSDKVMYALLGLALVSGSFATFTLQLFDLAGTGGYDYRETISPWLRQLLIFNIQPDLMASAPWQFKXHVLCGFXIXAVWPFXRLVHAFSAPVGYVXRPYVVYRSRDERTTPMRSNTAWEPIRSNRKQLEGETPGHGA; from the coding sequence ATGTTTGATAACTTCCTCTGGGGTGCCTTCCCGTGGTTAGCCATCGCGGCATTCTTCGTGGGCATCTTCTGGCGGTGGCGATCCGACCAATTCGGCTGGACCACCCACTCCTCCCAAATCTATGAATCCAAGCTGCTGCGTTTATCCTCGCCGCTCTTCCACTGGGGCATGGTTTTCGTGGTCATCGGCCACCTGATGGGCTTGGCATTCCCCAAGTCCTGGACCCAGGCCGTTGGCATCAGCGACCACGCCTACCACCTCCTGGCCACCATCCCCGGCTCCATCGCCGCACTGGCGGTCCTGCTGGGCTTTGCCGGATTGCTGTACCGCAGGCTAAAGAACCGCTCCGTATTCTTGTCCACCTCCACCTCGGACAAGGTCATGTACGCGCTGCTCGGCCTCGCGCTGGTATCGGGCTCGTTTGCCACCTTTACCCTGCAGCTTTTTGACCTCGCTGGCACCGGCGGATACGACTACCGCGAGACCATTTCCCCATGGCTGCGCCAGCTGTTGATTTTCAACATTCAGCCCGACCTCATGGCCAGCGCCCCGTGGCAATTTAAGGYCCACGTCCTCTGCGGTTTCMCCATCAYCGCAGTATGGCCCTTTMCCCGCCTCGTCCACGCATTCTCGGCMCCGGTTGGCTACGTCMCCCGCCCCTACGTGGTGTACCGCTCCCGCGATGAACGCACCACCCCGATGCGCTCCAATACCGCGTGGGAGCCTATCCGCTCCAACCGGAAGCAATTGGAGGGAGAAACCCCTGGCCACGGTGCCTAG
- the narJ gene encoding nitrate reductase molybdenum cofactor assembly chaperone, translated as MNIFDILRKRQESLQRQSAPQGADAPVAGFGTPAGIGSMGGAKDVEKTLRTHTGQVPREFVTPVEVTEDQRRIVAMAVSVLXNXPGEDIFDRLSVVEDQVDDLPLAIATDFINFAEWARSIGPRGLEEHYVETFDQRRRCALYLSYFAVGDTRQRGMAILSFRQQLESLGFEISDEELPDHLCVVLEALAMSEGDTHERAVELVASYREGIEVLRAALAHERSPYVSLIVALCKALPEVDSDTAQKYVDLIRTGPPAEMVGIADLPFPTTQPDLV; from the coding sequence GTGAATATCTTCGATATACTCCGCAAGCGCCAGGAATCCCTGCAGCGGCAATCTGCCCCGCAGGGTGCCGATGCCCCCGTGGCCGGGTTCGGAACTCCCGCCGGCATCGGTTCCATGGGCGGTGCCAAGGACGTCGAAAAGACGCTGCGCACCCACACCGGTCAAGTCCCGCGCGAATTCGTCACGCCTGTCGAGGTCACCGAAGACCAGCGGCGGATAGTCGCCATGGCCGTGTCCGTGCTGYTTAATTMCCCAGGCGAAGACATCTTTGACCGCCTCTCCGTGGTCGAAGACCAGGTAGATGACCTGCCGCTGGCCATTGCCACCGACTTCATCAACTTCGCCGAATGGGCCCGCAGTATCGGCCCGCGCGGCTTGGAAGAGCACTACGTCGAGACCTTTGATCAACGCCGCCGCTGCGCGCTGTACCTGTCCTACTTCGCCGTCGGCGATACCCGCCAGCGCGGAATGGCCATCTTGTCCTTCCGCCAGCAATTGGAATCGCTCGGCTTCGAAATTTCGGATGAAGAACTACCCGATCACCTCTGCGTCGTCCTCGAAGCCCTCGCCATGAGCGAGGGGGACACGCACGAGCGCGCCGTCGAATTGGTAGCCAGCTACCGCGAGGGAATCGAGGTGCTGCGCGCGGCCCTCGCCCACGAGCGCTCGCCGTACGTCAGCTTGATCGTGGCGCTGTGCAAGGCCCTTCCAGAAGTCGATTCTGATACCGCGCAAAAGTACGTCGATCTCATCCGCACCGGCCCACCCGCCGAGATGGTCGGCATTGCAGACCTTCCCTTCCCCACTACCCAACCAGACCTCGTCTAG
- the narH gene encoding nitrate reductase subunit beta: MKVMAQISMIMNLDKCIGCHTCSVTCKQAWTNREGTEYIWFNNVETRPGLGYPRTWEDQEKWKGGWERTASGKIKPKAGGRLKKLATLFHNPNLPTIQDYYEPWTYQYEDLMGAEAGQKTQPTAKPVSQIDGRDIGKIEWSSNWDDNLGGSTATLDDDPVLHNMNLEVKKEIEDSFMFYLPRICEHCMNPTCVSSCPSGAMYKRTEDGIVLVDQDRCRGWRMCVSGCPYKKVYFNHKTGKAEKCTLCYPRLEVGQPTVCSETCVGRLRYLGVILYDADRVAEAASTENEQDLFEAQKSIMLDPHDPEVVRAAQAEGIPHSWIDAAQQSPIYDLIFKYGVALPLHPEYRTLPMVWYIPPLSPIVDKVTATGNDGEDHKILFSALSNMRIPLEYLAGLFTAGDTVPVEKSLRRLVAMRSYMRDINLGNEPQEEIAQAVGMTGRDMEGMYRLLSIAKYDDRYVIPTASPESPRGITDLDPFGDVDPAKASEDVFHDLGMGAPEACTHGAEPQGKVSLLSWXGDRPDAMFPPRK; the protein is encoded by the coding sequence ATGAAAGTCATGGCCCAAATCTCCATGATCATGAACTTGGACAAGTGCATTGGCTGCCACACCTGTTCAGTTACCTGTAAACAGGCATGGACCAACCGCGAAGGCACCGAGTACATCTGGTTCAATAACGTCGAAACCCGCCCCGGCCTCGGCTACCCGCGCACCTGGGAAGACCAGGAAAAGTGGAAGGGCGGCTGGGAGCGCACGGCGTCCGGCAAGATCAAGCCCAAGGCCGGCGGGCGCCTCAAGAAACTGGCTACCCTCTTCCACAACCCCAACCTGCCCACCATCCAGGATTACTACGAGCCCTGGACCTACCAGTACGAGGACCTGATGGGCGCCGAGGCGGGCCAGAAGACCCAGCCGACCGCCAAGCCGGTCTCCCAGATCGACGGACGGGACATCGGCAAGATTGAATGGTCCTCCAACTGGGACGATAACCTGGGGGGCTCTACTGCCACGCTTGACGATGACCCCGTTCTCCACAACATGAACCTCGAGGTCAAGAAGGAAATCGAGGACTCGTTCATGTTCTACCTGCCGCGCATTTGCGAGCACTGCATGAACCCGACCTGCGTATCCTCCTGCCCCTCCGGTGCGATGTACAAGCGCACCGAAGACGGCATCGTCTTGGTGGACCAGGACCGCTGCCGCGGCTGGCGCATGTGCGTATCCGGTTGCCCGTATAAGAAGGTCTACTTCAACCACAAGACCGGTAAGGCCGAAAAGTGCACGCTGTGCTACCCGCGCCTCGAGGTGGGCCAGCCCACGGTGTGCTCCGAGACCTGCGTGGGCCGCCTACGCTACTTGGGCGTTATCCTCTACGATGCCGACCGCGTCGCCGAGGCCGCCTCCACCGAGAATGAGCAGGACCTTTTCGAGGCACAAAAGTCGATCATGCTCGACCCCCACGACCCAGAGGTAGTCCGCGCGGCCCAGGCGGAGGGCATCCCGCACTCCTGGATCGATGCCGCGCAGCAGTCGCCGATCTACGACCTCATCTTCAAGTACGGCGTCGCTCTGCCGCTCCACCCGGAGTACCGCACGCTGCCGATGGTCTGGTACATCCCGCCGCTGTCGCCCATCGTTGACAAGGTGACCGCAACCGGCAACGACGGTGAGGACCACAAGATCCTTTTCTCGGCGCTATCGAATATGCGCATTCCGCTGGAATACTTGGCGGGCCTATTTACCGCCGGCGATACCGTCCCGGTGGAAAAGTCGCTGCGCCGGCTCGTCGCCATGCGTTCGTATATGCGCGATATCAACCTGGGCAACGAGCCGCAGGAGGAAATCGCCCAGGCAGTCGGCATGACGGGCAGGGATATGGAAGGCATGTACCGCCTGTTGTCCATCGCTAAATACGATGACCGCTACGTTATCCCCACCGCCTCGCCGGAATCCCCGCGCGGCATTACCGATTTGGATCCGTTCGGCGATGTGGACCCGGCCAAGGCCTCCGAGGACGTCTTCCACGACCTTGGCATGGGCGCGCCCGAAGCTTGCACCCACGGCGCCGAACCGCAAGGTAAGGTCTCGCTGCTCTCCTGGRGCGGCGACCGCCCCGATGCCATGTTCCCGCCGCGGAAGTAG
- a CDS encoding nitrate reductase subunit alpha — MTAYFAPEKGNSNPLFKLGAYLRKGEATDSGQQLFLKGGRQADVFYRNRWAFDKMVRSTHGVNCTGSCSWKVYVKDGVITWESQAVDYPTTGNDMPEYEPRGCPRGASFSWYTYSPTRVRYPYARGVLVDMFREEKAKHGDSVLAWRAIQEDPEKRKAYISQRGKGGLIRISYEEAIDIASAAHVYTIRKYGPDRINGFTVIPAMSQISYGAGMRFLQTIGGVALSFYDWYADLPPASPQTFGDQTDVPESGDWYNSSYLMMWGSNIPVTRTPDAHFMVESRYKGTKVVVVSPDFADNTKFADEWARIEPGTDAALAFAMGHVILKTFHVDRQEPYFLNYMRKYTDSPFLVSLEDRGDGTYTPGKFLTASQLADATLNSSPNATHRGLVMEEDGCIVDPGGTVADRWDNESAKWNLALDNADPVMSIAETDSFDTAEVLFPRFDLDTNPEDVGTDKPIGAGIVHRGVPVREVDGKLVTTVFDIMLAHYGVNREDLHLPGSWPKDFHDSSEVGTPAWQEELTGVAADTAIRIGREFAQNAADSKGRSQIIMGAGVNHYFHADNIYRTFLALTSMCGTQGVNGGGWAHYVGQEKLRPINGWTQWAMAADWQRPPRHMISTGFYYFATEQYRYDNSRASHLGSPLASHGSIGDKMVSDTMAESMRRGWMPAYPQFNRNSLFLADEADEAGMDINDYVVQELENGRLEFSYDNPSAEENWPRILLNWRTNLLGSSAKGTEFFLRHLLGIDSDATAEELAPEDRPRSIKWVDEAPEGKLDLMMTTDFRNTSTTLVSDLIFPAATWYEKHDMSSTDMHPYLHSFNAAINPPWEARSDYEVFRDLAAALSDKATKWLGVQRDVITQPSHHDSPDELGMPNGIVPDPEEQGLIPGVTMPKLHVVERDYTKVYEKWAHLGPLPAKAGTGVHGTKFNVEKQVKELELICGTTETSMGELVDLSKDTKVIDAILHLSGVSNGELAKQGFEFLSSRTGKDLTPLGAPDEDVRITWDDIKERPKEVIXXPEWTADKRNKRRYTAFSINVEFDKPWHTLTGRMQYYIDHDWFMDYGEALPIFRPPLDHVHMHGEFAPGTELTNDRGEAEVTLRYLTTHNKWSIHSQYFDNLHVLSISRGGQVVWMSNKDAEKIGVTDNDWVEVYNRNGVVSARAIVSHRIPEGTMLCNHAQERTVGTPINEHTGRRGGTHNSLTRISIKPVHIAGGYGQLTYHFNYIGPTGNNRDEVTRVRRRSQEVSY, encoded by the coding sequence ATGACTGCATACTTCGCGCCCGAAAAAGGCAACTCAAATCCACTCTTTAAGCTCGGTGCCTACCTGCGCAAAGGCGAAGCTACCGATTCTGGTCAGCAGCTTTTCTTAAAGGGCGGCCGCCAGGCAGACGTCTTCTACCGCAACCGCTGGGCCTTCGACAAGATGGTGCGCTCCACCCACGGCGTGAACTGCACCGGTTCATGCTCGTGGAAGGTTTACGTCAAAGACGGCGTCATCACCTGGGAGTCCCAGGCGGTGGATTACCCCACCACCGGCAATGACATGCCGGAATACGAGCCCCGCGGCTGCCCGCGCGGCGCCTCCTTTTCCTGGTACACCTACTCTCCTACCCGCGTGCGCTACCCGTATGCCCGCGGCGTGCTGGTGGATATGTTCCGCGAGGAAAAGGCAAAGCACGGCGATTCCGTCCTGGCATGGCGCGCCATCCAGGAGGACCCAGAAAAGCGCAAGGCGTATATCTCCCAGCGCGGCAAGGGCGGGCTTATCCGCATCTCTTATGAAGAGGCCATCGATATCGCCTCGGCTGCGCACGTCTACACCATCCGCAAGTACGGGCCGGACCGCATCAACGGCTTTACCGTGATCCCGGCCATGTCCCAGATCTCCTATGGCGCGGGCATGCGCTTCCTGCAGACCATCGGCGGCGTCGCGCTCTCCTTCTACGACTGGTACGCCGACCTGCCCCCGGCATCGCCGCAGACCTTCGGCGACCAGACCGACGTCCCCGAATCCGGCGACTGGTACAACTCTTCCTACCTCATGATGTGGGGCTCGAATATCCCGGTCACCCGTACCCCGGACGCCCACTTCATGGTGGAATCGCGCTACAAGGGCACCAAGGTCGTCGTGGTCTCGCCCGACTTTGCCGATAACACCAAGTTCGCCGATGAGTGGGCTCGCATCGAGCCGGGCACGGATGCCGCCCTCGCCTTTGCCATGGGCCACGTGATCTTGAAGACCTTCCACGTAGACCGCCAGGAACCGTACTTCCTGAACTACATGCGCAAATACACCGACTCACCCTTCCTGGTATCCCTGGAAGACCGCGGCGACGGCACCTACACCCCGGGCAAGTTCCTCACCGCCTCGCAGCTTGCCGATGCCACCTTGAATTCCTCCCCCAACGCCACCCACCGTGGCCTGGTGATGGAGGAAGACGGGTGCATCGTTGACCCAGGCGGCACCGTGGCAGACCGCTGGGATAACGAAAGCGCCAAGTGGAACCTGGCGCTAGATAACGCCGATCCGGTCATGTCCATCGCAGAAACCGATAGCTTTGATACCGCCGAGGTGCTCTTCCCGCGCTTCGACCTGGATACCAACCCAGAGGACGTGGGAACCGATAAGCCCATTGGCGCGGGCATCGTCCACCGCGGCGTGCCAGTCCGCGAGGTCGACGGCAAGCTGGTTACCACCGTCTTCGACATCATGCTCGCCCACTACGGCGTCAACCGCGAGGATCTCCACCTGCCGGGTAGCTGGCCGAAGGACTTCCACGATTCCAGCGAAGTCGGCACCCCCGCCTGGCAGGAAGAGCTCACAGGCGTGGCCGCCGATACCGCTATCCGCATCGGCCGCGAATTCGCGCAAAACGCCGCGGATTCTAAGGGCCGTTCGCAGATCATCATGGGCGCTGGCGTCAACCACTACTTCCACGCCGATAATATCTACCGCACCTTCTTGGCACTGACCTCCATGTGCGGTACCCAGGGCGTCAATGGCGGCGGTTGGGCGCACTACGTGGGCCAGGAAAAACTTCGCCCGATCAACGGCTGGACCCAGTGGGCCATGGCCGCCGACTGGCAGCGCCCGCCGCGCCACATGATTTCCACCGGCTTCTACTACTTCGCCACCGAGCAGTATCGCTACGATAATTCGCGCGCCTCCCACTTGGGATCGCCGCTTGCTAGCCACGGTTCCATTGGGGACAAGATGGTCTCCGATACCATGGCAGAATCCATGCGCCGTGGCTGGATGCCGGCCTACCCGCAGTTCAACCGCAACTCCCTCTTCCTTGCCGATGAAGCCGATGAGGCCGGCATGGACATCAACGACTACGTGGTCCAAGAGCTAGAAAACGGCCGCCTGGAATTCTCCTATGACAACCCGTCTGCCGAGGAGAACTGGCCGCGCATCCTGCTCAACTGGCGCACCAACCTGCTCGGCTCGTCCGCCAAGGGCACCGAGTTCTTCCTGCGCCACCTGCTGGGCATCGACTCGGACGCCACCGCGGAAGAACTAGCCCCCGAAGACCGCCCACGCAGCATTAAGTGGGTGGATGAGGCACCGGAGGGCAAGTTGGATCTGATGATGACCACGGACTTCCGCAATACCTCCACCACGCTGGTCTCGGATCTCATCTTCCCGGCCGCTACCTGGTACGAAAAGCACGATATGTCCTCTACCGACATGCACCCGTACCTGCACTCGTTTAACGCGGCGATTAACCCGCCGTGGGAGGCACGCTCGGACTATGAGGTCTTCCGGGACCTGGCCGCGGCACTCTCTGATAAAGCCACCAAGTGGCTTGGCGTGCAACGCGATGTCATTACCCAGCCGAGCCACCACGACAGCCCAGACGAGCTCGGCATGCCCAATGGCATCGTCCCCGACCCCGAAGAACAGGGCCTTATCCCTGGGGTCACGATGCCGAAGCTGCATGTGGTCGAGCGCGATTACACCAAGGTCTACGAAAAGTGGGCCCACCTGGGCCCGCTTCCCGCCAAGGCCGGCACCGGCGTGCACGGCACCAAGTTCAACGTGGAAAAGCAGGTCAAAGAGCTCGAGCTTATCTGTGGCACCACGGAGACCTCGATGGGCGAGCTGGTGGACCTATCCAAGGACACCAAGGTCATCGACGCCATCCTGCACCTTTCCGGTGTCTCCAACGGCGAGCTAGCCAAGCAAGGCTTTGAGTTCCTATCCTCGCGCACCGGCAAGGATCTCACCCCGCTGGGCGCTCCCGATGAAGACGTACGCATCACGTGGGACGACATCAAGGAACGCCCGAAGGAGGTCATCMCCYCCCCGGAGTGGACCGCCGATAAGCGCAATAAGCGCCGCTACACCGCCTTTTCCATCAACGTCGAGTTCGACAAGCCCTGGCACACGCTGACCGGCCGTATGCAGTACTACATCGACCACGACTGGTTCATGGACTACGGCGAAGCGCTGCCGATCTTCCGCCCACCGCTCGACCACGTCCACATGCACGGCGAATTCGCGCCGGGCACGGAATTGACCAATGACCGGGGCGAGGCCGAGGTCACCCTGCGTTACTTGACCACGCACAATAAGTGGTCCATCCATTCGCAGTACTTTGACAACCTGCACGTGCTCTCCATCTCGCGCGGTGGCCAGGTGGTCTGGATGTCCAATAAGGACGCCGAGAAAATCGGCGTGACGGACAATGACTGGGTCGAGGTATATAACCGCAACGGCGTCGTCTCCGCCCGCGCCATTGTTTCCCACCGCATTCCGGAGGGAACCATGCTGTGCAACCACGCACAGGAGCGCACCGTGGGCACACCTATCAACGAGCACACCGGCCGCCGCGGCGGCACGCACAACTCGCTGACCCGCATTTCCATCAAACCGGTGCACATCGCTGGCGGCTATGGCCAGCTGACCTACCACTTCAACTACATCGGCCCTACCGGTAATAACCGCGATGAAGTCACCCGCGTTCGCCGCCGTTCCCAGGAGGTATCCTACTAA